In one window of Sinorhizobium chiapasense DNA:
- a CDS encoding pseudoazurin has translation MRSMTKFLVGAAFLSILNVPAFAADHEIKMLNKGTDGVMVFEPSILKASPGDTVTFVPVDKGHNAETVKDMIPQGAEPFKGKINEKLKVTLSQQGIYLVKCTPHFSMGMVAVVVVGDAPANVEQVKAAKFPNKARERIDAALGKL, from the coding sequence ATGCGTTCCATGACCAAGTTTCTCGTCGGTGCGGCGTTCCTGAGTATCCTGAACGTGCCCGCTTTTGCCGCCGACCACGAGATCAAGATGCTCAACAAAGGGACGGACGGCGTGATGGTCTTCGAACCGTCGATACTCAAGGCCAGCCCCGGAGATACCGTGACTTTTGTGCCTGTGGACAAGGGCCACAATGCTGAAACGGTCAAGGACATGATCCCGCAAGGTGCCGAACCGTTTAAAGGGAAGATAAACGAAAAGCTTAAAGTGACCCTGTCCCAGCAAGGCATCTATCTGGTCAAGTGCACGCCGCACTTCAGCATGGGCATGGTTGCCGTCGTTGTGGTCGGTGACGCACCAGCAAATGTCGAGCAAGTCAAGGCGGCAAAGTTCCCGAACAAGGCGCGTGAACGAATCGACGCCGCGCTCGGCAAGCTTTGA
- a CDS encoding ferritin-like domain-containing protein gives MPVKKTEPWTMASMDELLAFARAMEQEAIDGYVSLAARMRAENRPDLAAVFDRLIAEEEGHLENVDRWLGDRAQLPVALSEPLFDDEGAGIVAPELLTSYRAFSMAVRNEERAFVFWTYAAAHAPNDELRRAAERLARDELGHIATLRRERRRAFHEMRHADTQAVRGNLPVLERRLSSLLMKRATSVGVLVAERLRAHSAEAAARSEVLSREPSAETPLLRHVPDNVSERLVPLCEFLLDCYLDLAERERTEAGRKRAQTFAGEMVRCLQDVRAVPTP, from the coding sequence ATGCCGGTGAAGAAGACGGAACCATGGACAATGGCGTCGATGGACGAGTTGCTCGCCTTTGCGCGGGCGATGGAACAAGAGGCGATCGACGGCTACGTTTCACTAGCGGCACGCATGAGGGCGGAAAACCGTCCCGATTTGGCGGCAGTGTTCGACCGCCTGATCGCTGAAGAAGAGGGGCACCTCGAGAATGTCGATCGGTGGCTTGGCGACCGGGCACAGCTGCCGGTCGCGCTCTCCGAACCGCTCTTCGACGATGAGGGTGCCGGGATTGTCGCTCCCGAGCTTCTGACCTCGTACCGTGCCTTTTCCATGGCGGTTCGCAACGAGGAGAGAGCATTCGTCTTCTGGACCTATGCGGCCGCACATGCGCCAAACGACGAGCTAAGGCGCGCCGCGGAGCGGCTGGCCAGAGACGAGCTGGGCCATATCGCGACGCTCCGCCGCGAACGACGGCGAGCATTCCATGAGATGCGCCATGCCGACACGCAGGCCGTCAGAGGGAACTTGCCGGTTCTAGAGCGACGACTTTCCAGCCTCCTGATGAAACGGGCCACTTCAGTAGGGGTGCTCGTTGCGGAGCGGTTGCGCGCCCATTCGGCTGAAGCGGCAGCGCGATCTGAGGTTCTTTCGCGAGAACCATCTGCCGAGACGCCTCTCCTTCGGCACGTGCCGGACAATGTCTCGGAGCGATTGGTCCCGCTTTGTGAATTCCTCCTTGATTGCTACCTGGACTTGGCGGAGCGGGAGCGCACGGAGGCAGGACGGAAACGTGCGCAGACGTTTGCGGGCGAGATGGTCCGCTGCCTGCAGGATGTACGCGCTGTTCCGACCCCATAA
- a CDS encoding methyl-accepting chemotaxis protein, translating into MRLSDVSLTKRILWCVALPALVAAWLAYGRVEGSFATYREAERLVEISDYISILGDTVHALQIERAATALFLANRTDGDDASLDAARRGFDGRVAAALAAASNLAIDQDAPLGEGMQELAALRGRVDRRELAPAESNGLYSQFVSRLLTVPRALTNGSRIEGALAGKVEAYNLFSLAKEYAGQERAAGNALIATGLADREGLLRLARLYGAQTTLLNEFVTKLPAFADRAKPVTPDASAPLAGMRQVLLATGGAGDLSALDATEWYRLATARIDTMREVEKALLEDTRADAADLARRQMAALAAIGGGLTAALSAAAFVSMLIALGVVRPIRALTEAIERLADGDARTTVGQTDAKDEVGAMGRAVARAVEAARHQAEAKREEDQRRAAERQAEARSRDEERAARARDVEQALDNVNRGLDELSRGNLCFRIAQKLAPDFDALRTAFNGSVETLERLVSLAGENANVIDGGCAELRTAADDLARRTGSQATALEEAAAALEEVAAAVKMSSVGADEAQRSVGIASSDAAEATRVVAKTVGAMRDIANSSQRIGQIIGVIDEIAFQTNLLALNAGVEAARAGEAGKGFAVVAQEVRELAQRSAAAAREIKALIDQATNDVSAGVALVGKTGEALSGIERHVQLISRQVLTIAQSAKEQASALGEITVTVSQLDQITQQNAGMVEETTAASETLAVDASKLRNQLATFRTGQGWAERHRQADAA; encoded by the coding sequence ATGCGTTTGTCGGACGTCTCTCTGACCAAGCGGATCCTCTGGTGTGTTGCCCTGCCGGCGCTCGTCGCCGCTTGGCTCGCCTACGGGCGGGTCGAGGGGAGCTTTGCCACCTATCGGGAAGCCGAACGCCTGGTGGAGATCAGCGATTACATATCGATTCTTGGCGACACAGTGCATGCCCTGCAGATCGAGCGCGCCGCGACGGCTCTCTTCCTTGCGAATAGAACCGATGGCGATGATGCATCTCTGGACGCTGCGCGGCGTGGCTTCGACGGACGTGTCGCAGCAGCTTTGGCCGCCGCGTCCAACCTCGCGATCGATCAAGACGCTCCCTTGGGGGAGGGGATGCAGGAGCTTGCAGCGCTGCGCGGGCGTGTCGACCGCCGCGAGTTGGCGCCAGCGGAGAGCAATGGGCTCTACAGCCAATTCGTTTCCCGTCTGCTCACTGTGCCGCGCGCGCTCACCAATGGAAGTCGCATCGAAGGTGCACTTGCCGGGAAGGTCGAAGCCTACAATCTCTTCTCGCTGGCGAAGGAATATGCGGGTCAGGAACGGGCGGCAGGCAACGCGTTGATCGCCACGGGTCTGGCTGATCGCGAGGGCCTGCTCCGCTTGGCCAGACTCTATGGCGCACAGACGACGCTGCTCAATGAGTTCGTCACCAAACTGCCGGCCTTTGCCGATCGGGCGAAGCCGGTCACGCCGGACGCTTCGGCACCGCTGGCGGGAATGCGGCAGGTCCTGTTGGCAACCGGCGGAGCCGGAGATCTCTCCGCCCTTGATGCCACCGAATGGTATCGCCTGGCGACTGCACGGATCGACACCATGCGCGAGGTCGAGAAGGCGCTGCTCGAGGATACGCGAGCGGACGCGGCTGACCTCGCCCGTCGGCAGATGGCGGCTCTGGCGGCGATTGGTGGCGGCCTGACCGCGGCGCTCTCCGCCGCCGCCTTTGTGTCGATGCTGATCGCGCTCGGAGTGGTCCGGCCGATCCGGGCACTGACCGAGGCAATCGAGCGGCTCGCTGACGGCGACGCCCGGACGACGGTGGGCCAGACGGATGCCAAGGACGAAGTGGGAGCCATGGGGCGCGCGGTAGCCAGGGCCGTTGAGGCTGCCAGGCATCAGGCGGAAGCAAAGCGCGAGGAAGATCAGCGTCGTGCGGCGGAGCGACAGGCGGAGGCTCGGTCGCGCGATGAAGAACGAGCAGCGCGGGCAAGGGATGTCGAACAGGCGTTGGACAATGTAAACCGCGGTTTGGACGAACTTTCCCGGGGGAACCTGTGCTTCCGGATCGCCCAGAAGCTCGCCCCGGATTTCGACGCGCTTCGAACCGCCTTCAACGGGTCCGTCGAGACGCTCGAGCGGCTCGTTTCGCTCGCCGGCGAGAACGCGAACGTCATCGACGGCGGTTGTGCGGAGTTGCGGACGGCCGCAGACGACCTCGCGCGGCGCACGGGCAGCCAGGCGACAGCATTGGAGGAAGCGGCCGCCGCTCTGGAGGAGGTCGCGGCCGCGGTCAAGATGTCGTCGGTCGGCGCCGACGAGGCGCAGCGGTCGGTCGGCATCGCAAGCAGCGATGCGGCCGAGGCGACCCGTGTCGTCGCCAAAACCGTCGGCGCGATGCGCGACATTGCCAATTCCTCGCAACGGATTGGACAGATCATCGGTGTGATCGACGAGATCGCCTTCCAGACCAATCTTCTGGCGCTCAATGCCGGGGTCGAGGCGGCGCGCGCCGGTGAAGCCGGCAAGGGATTTGCCGTCGTAGCGCAGGAGGTCAGGGAGCTGGCACAGCGCTCAGCTGCCGCCGCGCGGGAGATCAAGGCGTTGATAGACCAGGCGACGAACGACGTTTCGGCCGGCGTCGCCCTGGTGGGCAAGACCGGTGAGGCGCTTTCCGGTATCGAGCGGCACGTGCAACTGATCAGCCGACAGGTTCTTACCATCGCACAGTCTGCCAAGGAACAGGCCTCGGCGCTGGGCGAGATTACTGTTACGGTCAGCCAGCTCGACCAGATCACGCAGCAGAATGCCGGTATGGTCGAGGAGACGACAGCCGCCTCGGAAACCCTTGCGGTCGACGCTAGCAAGCTGCGCAATCAGCTGGCGACCTTCCGGACGGGGCAGGGCTGGGCTGAGAGGCACCGGCAAGCCGACGCCGCCTGA
- a CDS encoding regulatory protein NosR, which yields MCQTAINQMPLQSLVRALTVLCIALFVAFQSMAAGQLSEKLQKVQPGEIFPGATRFGEPTGDPPIAPIFRGGELLGYAFLNSDVTSSVGYSGKPIRIVVGIDSKGIVRGLKLVDHKEPIVLIGIPEAKVVASVNSLIGKDLGRVSAGAERPPQVDIVSGATVTVLVMGDSIVRSALKLIRSNRLGADVAAARPSSEIRRVDVAKADVSNWQALLGDGSVRSLRLTVGEVSDAFRQAGQSSAAEHPETRRPGDRFIDLYIAPVSVPSIGRSLLGEARYEQMRAKLKPGEEAIVVAGDGAYSFKGSGYVRGGIFDRIELLQDGQGLRFRDRYHTRLPALAAAGAPHLREIALFVVPAEFGFDVTAPWELQLLVQRSSVGRDKAVLSYNLSYTLPDPYVEIEVAPAPPPPVEPGAAEQAAPGEPLAVSEPLWMKMWAMNRTSVAIAIAAVLVLTLIFFFQDWLVKRPVLFGWVRRGYLTFTLVWLGWYANAQLSVVNVLTFFNSLVTGFHWEFFLSAPLVFLLWASVAAALLFWGRGPFCGWLCPFGALQELTNNIAQWLKVPQVRLPWGLHERLWPIKYIIFLGLFGLSLYSLALAEVFSEVEPFKTAIILKFAREWPFVIFAFTVLAAGLFVERFYCRYLCPLGAALAIPGRIRMFEWLKRWPECGSPCQRCAKECPVQSIHPEGGINVNECIYCMHCQELYHDDQRCPHMIQVRLKREKFMALSTPASRGEAPPKTAVTHKGVPITRPQKTPEIPSDANIQGEA from the coding sequence ATGTGCCAGACAGCGATCAATCAGATGCCTTTGCAAAGCCTTGTCCGCGCTCTCACCGTTCTCTGCATCGCCCTGTTCGTGGCCTTTCAAAGCATGGCCGCCGGCCAACTGTCCGAGAAGCTGCAGAAGGTGCAGCCCGGGGAGATTTTCCCGGGCGCCACCCGTTTCGGCGAACCGACGGGCGACCCGCCGATTGCGCCGATTTTCCGCGGCGGGGAGTTGCTGGGATACGCCTTTCTCAACTCCGACGTTACCAGTTCGGTCGGCTATTCCGGCAAGCCCATCCGTATCGTCGTCGGTATTGATTCCAAGGGCATCGTACGCGGGCTGAAGCTGGTCGATCACAAGGAGCCGATCGTCCTCATCGGTATTCCGGAGGCCAAGGTTGTCGCATCGGTCAATTCATTGATCGGCAAAGATCTGGGGCGCGTCTCGGCGGGTGCCGAACGGCCGCCGCAGGTCGACATTGTCAGCGGCGCGACCGTAACCGTCCTTGTCATGGGCGACAGCATCGTCCGCTCCGCTCTCAAGCTCATCCGCAGCAACCGGCTCGGCGCGGATGTCGCCGCCGCCAGGCCTTCCTCCGAGATCCGCCGGGTGGACGTTGCCAAAGCCGACGTGAGTAATTGGCAGGCCCTCCTGGGCGACGGCTCGGTGCGGAGCCTCCGGCTGACGGTCGGAGAGGTCTCCGACGCATTCCGGCAGGCGGGGCAGTCAAGCGCAGCCGAGCACCCGGAGACGCGCAGGCCTGGCGACAGGTTCATCGATCTTTACATCGCGCCGGTCAGCGTCCCGAGCATTGGACGGTCGCTGCTGGGCGAAGCACGCTATGAACAGATGCGCGCCAAACTAAAGCCCGGTGAAGAAGCGATCGTCGTGGCGGGTGATGGCGCCTATTCGTTCAAGGGTTCAGGTTACGTTCGAGGGGGGATCTTCGACCGGATCGAGCTTCTGCAGGATGGCCAGGGGTTGCGGTTCCGCGACCGCTATCACACGCGCCTGCCGGCACTTGCAGCCGCCGGCGCTCCGCATCTTCGCGAAATCGCGCTTTTCGTGGTTCCGGCCGAGTTCGGCTTCGACGTGACGGCCCCCTGGGAACTGCAGTTGCTGGTTCAGCGCAGTTCGGTGGGGCGCGACAAGGCGGTTCTTTCCTATAATCTCAGCTACACGCTGCCCGACCCCTATGTGGAGATCGAAGTTGCACCGGCACCGCCCCCGCCTGTCGAACCGGGTGCCGCCGAGCAGGCCGCGCCTGGCGAACCGCTTGCCGTCAGCGAACCTCTTTGGATGAAGATGTGGGCCATGAACCGCACATCGGTGGCGATTGCCATCGCAGCTGTGCTTGTCCTCACCCTCATCTTCTTCTTCCAGGACTGGCTCGTGAAACGACCGGTGCTGTTCGGGTGGGTGAGGCGTGGCTATCTCACCTTCACGCTCGTCTGGCTTGGCTGGTACGCCAATGCCCAGCTCTCCGTCGTCAACGTCCTGACATTCTTCAACTCTCTCGTCACCGGCTTCCATTGGGAGTTCTTTCTCTCCGCCCCCTTGGTCTTTCTCCTGTGGGCAAGCGTTGCCGCAGCGTTACTGTTCTGGGGGCGTGGTCCCTTCTGCGGATGGTTGTGCCCGTTCGGCGCCTTGCAGGAATTGACCAACAATATTGCACAGTGGCTGAAAGTGCCGCAGGTCCGCTTGCCCTGGGGACTGCATGAACGTCTTTGGCCGATCAAGTACATCATCTTCCTCGGCCTGTTCGGGCTGTCACTCTATTCGCTGGCGCTTGCCGAAGTCTTCTCGGAAGTGGAACCGTTCAAGACGGCCATCATTCTGAAATTCGCGCGCGAATGGCCCTTCGTCATCTTTGCATTCACGGTGCTCGCCGCCGGCCTGTTCGTCGAACGGTTCTATTGCCGCTACCTTTGCCCGCTCGGCGCCGCTCTCGCCATACCTGGGCGAATCCGGATGTTCGAATGGCTGAAGCGGTGGCCGGAGTGCGGCTCGCCCTGCCAGCGATGCGCGAAGGAATGCCCCGTCCAGTCGATCCACCCGGAGGGGGGCATCAATGTCAACGAGTGCATCTACTGCATGCACTGCCAGGAGCTTTACCACGACGATCAGCGCTGTCCGCACATGATCCAGGTGCGGCTGAAACGCGAAAAGTTCATGGCGCTTTCCACCCCGGCTTCACGGGGGGAGGCTCCACCGAAAACCGCCGTGACCCACAAGGGTGTCCCGATCACGAGACCTCAGAAGACACCGGAAATCCCGTCTGACGCCAACATCCAAGGAGAGGCATAA